The genomic stretch AACTGCGGATGATATGTATGCAAATGTTCGAATGAAACGGCTGATGTTTAACTTAACAGGTACATGTACCGGAGGTCGTTGTGTTGGTTTTACTGCAATCAACGCCATGTGGGCAGCAACATATGATCTTGATTTAGAATTTCACACAGAGTATCATAAACGATTAAAAAAATGGCTTATCGATGCACAGAAACGAGATATCACAGTGTCTGGTGCATTAACTGATCCAAAAGGAGATCGATCAAAATCTCCATCACAGCAACATGATCCAGATATGAATCTGCATATCGTCGAAGAAAAAAAAGATGGAATCATTGTTCGCGGAGCAAAAGTGATGATCTGTGGTGTTGCAGCTTCAAATGAAATTTTTGTCATGCCTGGAGCAGGATATAAAGAAGAGGACAAAGCCTATGCAATTTCTTTTGTAATTCCAAGAGATTGCAAGAATTTGACAATTATCGAAACTCGACGGCCAAGTGATACCCGTGAACAAGAATGCGGGTTTGATATCCCTGTAGATATCGGAGGAATTACGCAGGCGTATCTTTTATTTGATGATGTATTTGTGCCAAAAGAACGTATTTTTATGTGCCAAGAATATCCATATTCATCAAAAGCAGTGGTACATTTCATCGCAATGTACCGAGCGGCGATCGGTGGCTGCGTTGCTGGTCAGGGTGATGTTATGATCGGTGCTGCTGCATTAATCGCTCGTGCTAATGGATTATCA from Candidatus Thermoplasmatota archaeon encodes the following:
- a CDS encoding 4-hydroxyphenylacetate 3-hydroxylase N-terminal domain-containing protein produces the protein MKTGEEYKETLRSMRPNIYKFGELITDVTTHPATKRTIEGHAQIFDAQHKPEYQDILTKKSSLINERISRYLSIVETADDMYANVRMKRLMFNLTGTCTGGRCVGFTAINAMWAATYDLDLEFHTEYHKRLKKWLIDAQKRDITVSGALTDPKGDRSKSPSQQHDPDMNLHIVEEKKDGIIVRGAKVMICGVAASNEIFVMPGAGYKEEDKAYAISFVIPRDCKNLTIIETRRPSDTREQECGFDIPVDIGGITQAYLLFDDVFVPKERIFMCQEYPYSSKAVVHFIAMYRAAIGGCVAGQGDVMIGAAALIARANGLSEKVFRDKITQMSINNETTFGMGIAASALGTRHPSGVWFPHTLLSNVNKVHVATLPYETKRLVQEIAGGIGETGCLPSCQDIHDPKYGTLLQKYLKASCSGETRAKISRLIEWLTIGAGVPGCMHGGGSPASAKLIINAQTDIQHYIALAKRLAHITEDIQVEQKKK